AGGTTGTTTTTGTATTCAGAAAGAATACGCAAATATACAACAAATTTTTGCAACGATGAGTGTATAGAATAGGTTTAACGATTTGGATTCGAAACATTTTGGACATTTCGACGATTGTCATTTATCTCGATAATACGGATTATTTCTTTTTCTAAACGTAGAACTGAGATCCTAAAGTGTTAAATATCATTTCTGTTTTTAGTCTGTAATTACACAAAGATCAAAACTTTTTTCAAAGATTTATTTCAAATAAAATTTTGAAAAATTCAAATTTATATTTTTACAAGGTTTTTTATAATAATCATAATAAATTGAAAATCAATGATATAATAAGCTTATTTATTATTTACAAAAATCAAAAATGTTTATCATAATAAACAAAAGATAAAAATGTATTTTATTGTAAACATAAATTAAAATTGTTTAATTAAATAAACAAAAAGTTAAAATGTATTATATTTGAACAATAATGATAAATGTAAAATAGGAATGCAGTATCTTTGTATTTATAAACCTGAAGATGTCATTTAATATATCATGAAAATCGAAATTTTAGATAAACTGCTGGAGATCAGTAACCGAAGGATAGACAATGCAGATACTGTCTTCATTCGCGAAATGTACGCAGAAATAGAATGGCGTTCCAGACTGATCTTACTCAAAGGATGCAGGGGCGTAGGTAAAACCTATCTGATGCTGCAACATCTTAAGTTGTCAAAGGACACATCAGTCTATCTTTCATTGGACAATCTGTTTTTTCTGACAAATACATTAACAGAAACTATAGACACGATATATAAAAGTGGCGTAAGACTTTTTGGGTTGGACGAAGTGCATAAATATCCCAATTGTTCCATTGAGCTTAAAAATATTTATGACAATTATGCAGATATCAGACTAATCATTACGTCCTCTTCGGCATTGGATATTATGGCAGGCAAGGGAGATTTGAGCAGAAGGCTGGATGAGTATCGATTGAGAGGATTGACATTTGTTGAGTTTGTTCGGTTTGAATATGGAGATATATTACCGGGATTTACATTTGATGAGTTGTTGTCCAATCATTTGGATATTCATGATGAATATTATGAAAAGCTGGATCTGAGCAGAAAATTCAGCATGTATCTACGCAAAGGATATTATCCATTTTATAAAGAAGCAGGTAATAAGTATCATGACAGATTGCTTTCTGTTATCCTGCAAGTGATTGATTCGGATATGACTGCTATATTCAACATTGATTATGAGTCAGCAAGGCAAATCAAAAAATTGCTCTCTCTGATCTCAAGGATAGGTCCGTTTAGCCCGAATATATCAAAGCTATCGAGGGATCTCAGCATGTCACGAGTCAGTGTGCTGCTTTATCTGGATTACTTATCAGAAGCGGATGTTATTTATGCTTTGAAGTCAGAAGCGAGATCAGATAGCTCACTTACCAAACCGGATAAAGTGTTGTTGGAAAACACAAATCTTCTTTATGCTTTTGATGTGGCACTTGTCAATTCAGGTGCCCTCCGGGAGACATTTGTCATGAATGCACTGAATATAGCCGGCAGTGTTTCAACCCCTTTAAAGGGTGATTTTATGCTGGATAATAAATATGTCATAGAAGTAGGTGGATCTTCCAAAACCTTTCATCAACTGTCAGGTATGCCCAACGGAATATTGGTAAAGGAAGGAATAAGCAGAGGCAGTAAGGATATTTTGCCGATGTGGTCGTTGGGGCTACTTCGGTCAAAAAAATGATGTTAATTGTACTTGATAATAGGAGATGTTAAATTTTACCAGTCTTTCTGACCTTTGATGGACAAGATACTCATTGTAATCAGATAAATGGTGTAAAAAATATCCAGCAAAGGAAATATTCTGAGTAGATTGCTACCATCCAACTGCTTAAATATCCTGTGGCTCAACATCATTTGCAAAATCCACTTTATCAGAAATATACCCAGGACATACAATGGCGCAGGAAAAAGCAATATCAAGATGAACCCTGTTATATGGAAAAGTATCTGGCTACCTGCAAAAAGTCCGAGTAACATCTGATGATGAAGTTTATAATGCGGAGATGTACTGATATGTCTGGTTTTCTGCAGAAAATATGATTTCAGATTAGTTTTAGGTTCCGAGTAAACATAGCTTTTTTTGTCTGTATTGGTTCTTGTATTTTCCTGATTGGCAGCAAGTTGGACGAAGAGATCATCATCCCCGGATGCTATGTGTAAATGATTTTGATAACCCTTTACCTTTTTGTAAAGTGATTTGGAAAATAACATGTTCCGACCTACGCCCATATAGGGAATACCACTTTGGGCATAAGTCATATATTGCATCGCTGTCAGTAAGGTCTCATATCTGATAAAACTGTTTAGCAGCCCTTTGTGTTCTTTCATTGGTCCGTAACCAAGCACAATTTCCGTATCAGGTTTTTCAGAATAGGTTTTAACCATAGATGTGATCCAATTATTACTTGCGGGCAGACAATCGGCATCCGTAAAAAGTAAAACATCATATTTAGAAGTTTCAATAGCTTCCGTAAGCGCCAATTTTTTACCAGGAATATTTTTACTGCAATTCAAATGAATTAATCTTTTATCAGAAATTTTCTTTATCCGTTCAAAACCATCATCCGTACTAAAATCATTAATGGCAATCAATTCAAAAACAGGGTAGTCCTGCTGAAGTATCGATTGGATAGTGGCATCTAAACTTTCTCCAGCATTTTTGTAAGATATGATAATACTGACAGGAAGGTGATTATCAAAATTATCTTCGACCGTTTTTTTTTGAATTTTTGGAAAAGCCATATAAAACCACAACCAATAGGCAATGGTCAAAATAAAGCAGATTATAAAAATCGTAAATATTATAAGCATCCGGAAAGATCTGCGTTTTAATTAGAAATAATAATCCAAAGATGCAAAATACTGATTTGGCTGTAAATCAGCTTACATTAAGATTTTTTATTTTAATTCAATCCAAAACTCAAGAAATCTGAAAACAAACAAGGGCAATCGAAGATTATTTCGGCTGCCCTTGAAGATTTAATCATAAATTTGAATACTATAGTGTACCTCTCAATTCCTGCTCTCTTTCTATGGCTTCAAAAAGTGCTTTGAAGTTTCCTTTTCCAAAGGAACGTGCTCCGTGTCTCTGAATGATTTCATAAAAAACGGTGGGTCTGTCCTGAACAGGTTTGGTGAATATCTGAAGCAAATAACCTTCTTCATCCCGATCAATCAGGATATTCATTTTTTTAAGATCCTCGATATCTTCATCGATGTGACCGACTCTTTCAAGCACCGTATCATAGTAATTATCAGGTACATAAAGGAATTCCACCCCGTTTTTACGTAATGTCGAAACTGTATGGAGAATATCATCGGTTGCAACAGCGATATGCTGAACACCAGCACTTTTGTAGAAATCGAGATATTCTTCAATCTGTGATTTTTTCTTTCCGGCAGCAGGCTCGTTAATTGGAAATTTAATATAACCATTTCCGTTGCTTACCACTTTACTCATCAGTGCAGTATATTCTGTGGAGATATCTTTATCATCAAATGTCACGAGTAATTTAAAGCCAAGCACATCTTCATAAAACTGTACCCATCTGTTCATGTCTCCCAACTCTACATTACCAACACAGTGATCTACGTATTTCAATCCTATCGGTTTGGGTGTATATTCTGATTTTCTGGGTACATAGCCGGGCATAAAAGCCCCCGTGTATTCAGAGCGTTCTACCAGTGTGTGAATTGTTTCACCATACGTTTTTATGGCTGCGAGTTTTACGGATCCGAATTCATCACTTAACGTAACAGGCTCAAAAGCACTTTCGGCTCCTCTTTCCAATGCTTTGAAATAGGCATCTTCTGCATCGTCAACCCAGAGTGCGAGTACCTTCACACCATCCCCATGTTTTGACACATGTTGAAGTATTTCATGATTAGGGTCTAATGCCGAAGTAATCACAAACCTTATTTTTCCCTGCTGAAGTACATAAGACACAACATCTCTGGACCCTGTTTCCGGACCTTTATAAGCTATTAACTCAAATCCGAAACAATGCTGATAATACAGGCTTGTTTGCTTTGCATTACCTACGTAAAATTCAATAAAGTCTGTTCCGTTTATTGGAAAGGTATCTGTTTGCTGTTCTGGTTTTTTTACTGTTGATGTATCCATTTTTATTTATTTTAAAATATTTATTAACTGTTTTAATTCGCTGTTGGCTGTTAGCTATTAGCCTTTCACCCTTCACCCTTCACCCTTCACCCTTCACCCTTCACCCTTCACCCTTCACCCTTCACCTTTCACCTTTCACCTTTCACCTTATACCTTTGACCCCTTTCTTATTCATTCCCTCATTCACCCATTCACTCATTCATTCATTCCCCCTCTGCTCACCCCCGACCCCTGAAGGGGAGACCTTCCCGCTATTTCAACTTTTCATTTATCACTTATCACTTATCACTTATCACTTATCACTTATCACTTATCACTTATCACTTATCACTTATCACTTATCACTTATCACTTATCACTTATCACTTATCACTTATCACTTTTCAATTTTCACTTATCACTTATCACTTATCACTTATCACTTATCACAACCAACTCATCGCATATTCATCGTCTTCAATCTCTGCTGCATAGTTAGTCATTATTAAAGGTTTGAAAGTATCTACCATGACTGCAAGTTCATGTGTTTCTTTTGCGCCTATGCTTTTTTCGACAGTACCCGGATGCGGTCCGTGAGGAATGCCTCCCGGATGTAGCGTAATTTGTCCTTTTTCGACATGCTTGCGGCTCATAAAGTCTCCGTCAACATAATAAAGAACCTCGTCACTGTCAATGTTGCTGTGATTATATGGTGCAGGAATAGCCAAAGGATGATAGTCATATAATCGTGGCACAAAGGAACATATCACAAATCCTCTCGTCTGAAATGTCTGATGAATTGGTGGCGGAAGGTGTACCCGACCGGTAATTGGTTCGAAATTGTGTATTGAAAAAGCGTAAGGATATAAATACCCATCCCATCCGATCACATCAAACGGATGTGCTTTATAATGGTATGGATACAGATTGTCTTGTTTTTTGATGTAAAGTAAAAAGTCTCCTTTTTCATCATAAGTAACTAATTCGTCCGGTTTTCTGATATCTCTTTCACAAAAAGGTGAATGTTCTGCTAATTGTCCAAAATCATTCCGATACCTCGGGGGTGTGATAATAGGAGAGTAAGATTCTACTATAAAAAGACGGTTTACTGTACTGTCAAATTCCAGCTGATATATAGTACCCCGTGGAATAATCAAATAATCCCCATACCCGAACTGTATATTTCCGTACATCGTTTTTAATGTTCCGCTTCCCACATGAACAAAAATACATTCATCCGCATCTGCATTTTTATAAAAATAGTCAGTCATGCTTGTCATTGGAGAAGATAGTATAAGCTTACAGTCACTGTTAATCAATACAGGTTTTCTGCTATCTAAGAAATCTTCTTCCGGTGCAATGTCAAAGCCCTTCAGACTGCGGTGTTTTAGTTGTTTGTCATGAATGGTATTAGGCGCTACAGATACCGGATCACCTATTTGAGTGATCATTGTAGGCGGGTAATTATGATATAATATTGAATACATATCACTAAAGCCTTCCGTTGAAAAAAGTTGTTCGCTGTACAGGGTGCCATCCGATTTTCTGAACTGTGTATGTCTTTTCGGCGGTATTTTTCCTAATGAATAATAATGCATATCGGTGTTATTTTAGTTTGGTTTGGAAAGATTTGTAAAAATTTTGTCCAGGATATATTCCAATGTCGAGAGTTCTTTATTGCTGAGACCGGCATAGCTCTCCATTCTGAATTCCTGAAGGATTGGCAGAATCATATGATATATTTCTGTACCATCTTCTGTCAATGCAATGATGAATTTTCTTCTGTCGTTTTTATCCGGATTGCGACTGAGATACTTCTTGTTTTCAAGCAGGTCAATGATTCTGGTGACAGTGGGTGCATCTTTAAAGGACAAATCAGCCAGATGTTGCTGACTCAAGACACCATGTTTCTTTAAAAGCTGAATAATCACCCACTGATCTACAGTAATATCTATCTCGGGATGCATCTGCAGGAGACGGGCAAAAGACAGTTTAATAAGTTTTGCTGTTTTTTCAATCAGCAATCCTGACATCTCGTGCTGCTTTTCAATATTGATATCCATTACATTATTTGCCATACAAATAGTTAGTATACTAATTATTTGCAAAACAAGTTAATATTATTCAAAGTTGCAAGAAAAATGTGATTTTTATTTAATACTTTTTATAAAGTGAATTTTCAGAAGAATGAATATGCCAGCCTAATGTTGAAATCAAAACTATTTGTGCGGAAATCATTTAAACTAACAGAAGAATGTGGAGAATTTATTTCGTGATTAAATCTTGTTGGAGATAGAAAATTAAATTCATTTTCAGATCTCAAATTGAAGTAATAGCCAACATTTGCATTGAGCCTTAACTGATAACTGAGAAAGTAATCAAATTCACACTTCAATGCAGGTTGGATCAGACTATTATTTTCTAGCTGACCACCATTGGATTTACCATAAATACCGCGTAAAACGCCAAGTGTGGAGACTACTGTTCTGGAATTTGGAAAATATCCATATTTGATGAAAATTGAAGAATACAGATAATTAAACCAAGGATCATCAAATCCCAATTCTCCAAGAAATCTATCCATCAGAATGGTGCCACCCGCAATAAATGCACTTTCGAATTGTGATTTCTGACTTAACGGTTTGCTGTAATAAATTTCAGAACTTAAATCAACTTCATATTTTAATGCTGATAATTCGATTTCATATTGTTTCCAATACTGAACTTTTGGTGTTAATCGCACAGACTTTCTGAATCCTGCGCTTCGGGTGTTGAAATAGTTATAATTCCAGTTGTCTGCCAGAATGGTCGAAACTAATATTGGGTTGGATTGAGAAATCTCCGGCTGTTCCATCAGCCATTTACCCAGATTATTTAATTGGTTGACTCTAAGTCTTCTGAAATCCAATATCCTTTGGTTTCGGTTAGTTGCCATGAGAGCACCTAATTCAAATAGTTTTTTTTCTGCTAGATCTTCTGATAACACACCTGATGCTATTAAGTCATCCATTAAAAACTGTGCATTAAAAAGATCTATTGTTGGTTCAATTCTACCAGCTCCCAATTCCAGCCCAATTCCAAGAGTTCCACTCAAATATTTGTTGTTAGAACCATCATCATAAGTATAATTTGAATACTGAATAGAACCTAAGGGCAGATAGCCAAAATAATTTCCCGATGCTTTATATACTTTTGTATTATTAGCATAATAAAATCGGGGAGTTAAAAATGATTGCGTTTTGATATTATTTTCTGGTCCACCACTGGCAATATTAAAAGAATTACTAAAAAAATATTCTTCTGTTTTTTGAAATTTCCTTGTATTGTAAAACCTATTATAGAATAAAGAAATGTAATTTGATACATTTCTCTGCTTCAAAACAATGGCTTGAGGAAATACTGATTCGCTCGAATATATTTGTGCATCCAGATTAAAAGTACCATCTAATGCTTTTCTGTCTACATCCGGGAAGAGCCATTTTTTGTAATCATAAGATTGTCCGATGATTCCGGTTGTAAAAGTGGACCATAGTATTATTGCATAAATGTAGCCTGTGTTTGACACAATTTTAATCATTAGTTTAGTTTTAAGAAGATTTAGGTATTGTTAATATTTGTCGTAAAAGCTTTTAATTTTTCCTGTAAACTGATTATAAATCGGTTTGCAAAATTCTATAAACAATTGTTGTGGCGGTGGCGGGAGTTCTTCTCTGTTTTTGCACATATCCAGTTGTTCTTTATTTAGCGCTCTTTCATCCCCATTGAAATGTCCCCATTGATTGACCCAGATAAATTCTCCCGGCATTTCTGACCTTTGCAAAATTCTTCCTGTTTTAAATTCAGAAATTTCCATCAGTAATACTCCATTTGATTTTACAGTTTTTCTGTTTTGTGTAAATTTTGATTTGACCTTTCCGTAAACGTTCGTTTCTTTCCCTTCTCCGATTTTGGTTGTTCCGATGATGACACTGTCTTTGCTGATAAGCTCTTTGGTGTCAGATTGTATCAATGTCTGACCTACCACAAATTCCACAAATTCCAATCTGACGATATGATCGGGCTTCAATCGGATGGCTTCTGCTTCGGTAGGATTATAAAATCTGATAAATTTATTCAGCCGACGATTTGTCTGAAGGTATTCTTCTATTTTTCCTTGGAAATAGTCATTACTGTATTGGAACAATCGTGAGTTTAAAGCGGGTTGTTCAACTACGACATGTGTGGATGATGCAAATAAAGCTTCTTCAATTTTGTCAACCAGATTAGGGTAAGTCGGAGCATATTTTTGTAATTCAAGAAGGCTATTGTATGCGTCTCTGGCAGCAGGAATACTTTTGACCGACAATGAAGTTTCAGCCGCTTTCCATCTTTCATCTGAAGCGATGTCACGTGCTTCTTCTGCTTCGGCATAATACGAACCAGGAGTAACACTACTCCGACAGGCGCCACAGCTTTCTATCATATCGTACATTTCGTTCAGTCTGGAGTAACTTTCCAATACTCTTTCATACCTGAATGGTTGGTTGCTGTTTTTAGCTCTTTCTATATTTTTGAGATAATCATCACTTGCTTTGCGGTATGCTGTTCTGAGTATGTCTTTTGCTTCATTATTGTCAGGGTTTTTCCTGAGCCGCTCTGAAGACTGTTTGACAGCATCAAAATATCGTCCTTTTTCCAGGGCTTTTTTACCGGATTTGGAGCAGGCAAAAACCATACTCAATAGCAACACAGCTAAAATAATATGTCCTTGTTTCATTTTAAGTTTTAATTGTATTATTTAAACTTCCGCAATTGATAATTTTCAGAGGTAAAAATAATTGTATTTTAGTAACGAGCTACAATTTGATTGTATTTATATCAGCTAAGTTTTGCAAATGTTGTTTAAGGTAATAAAAACGTTATTTTAAACATTATTGCAAATTTGCTGTCTGAAATTATTGTTATTTTTATCTTTGTTCAATCAGTTAATTTTTAATGTAATGAAAATAAGAAATATTGTGATTGGTTTTGCTTTACATATTGCTGCATTTACGCAGTTTTCAATGGCTCAGAATGTACTTTCTGAAGAGTTTGATACACCATTCGGGACAGTTCCATTTGACAGGATCAATACAGATGATTTTATGCCTTCTCTGCTGGATGCAATTGAAGAAGGTAAAAAGGAAATTCAGGCTATCACCGACAACACCGAAGTTCCGGACTTTAGTAACACGGTTGTCGCATTAGAACAATCCGGAAGTAAACTTACCAGAATTTCTAAAATACTTTTTAATCTCAATTCATCCGAAACAAACCCGACCATACAGAAGATTGTAAGAGAAATCTCTCCCAAACTGACGGATTTCAGAAATGATATCTCGTTAAATGAAAAACTCTTTAACAGAATAAAATTTGTTTGTAATCAGAAAGACAAACTGGGACTGGATGC
The genomic region above belongs to Saprospiraceae bacterium and contains:
- a CDS encoding homogentisate 1,2-dioxygenase, which codes for MHYYSLGKIPPKRHTQFRKSDGTLYSEQLFSTEGFSDMYSILYHNYPPTMITQIGDPVSVAPNTIHDKQLKHRSLKGFDIAPEEDFLDSRKPVLINSDCKLILSSPMTSMTDYFYKNADADECIFVHVGSGTLKTMYGNIQFGYGDYLIIPRGTIYQLEFDSTVNRLFIVESYSPIITPPRYRNDFGQLAEHSPFCERDIRKPDELVTYDEKGDFLLYIKKQDNLYPYHYKAHPFDVIGWDGYLYPYAFSIHNFEPITGRVHLPPPIHQTFQTRGFVICSFVPRLYDYHPLAIPAPYNHSNIDSDEVLYYVDGDFMSRKHVEKGQITLHPGGIPHGPHPGTVEKSIGAKETHELAVMVDTFKPLIMTNYAAEIEDDEYAMSWL
- a CDS encoding glycosyltransferase; this encodes MLIIFTIFIICFILTIAYWLWFYMAFPKIQKKTVEDNFDNHLPVSIIISYKNAGESLDATIQSILQQDYPVFELIAINDFSTDDGFERIKKISDKRLIHLNCSKNIPGKKLALTEAIETSKYDVLLFTDADCLPASNNWITSMVKTYSEKPDTEIVLGYGPMKEHKGLLNSFIRYETLLTAMQYMTYAQSGIPYMGVGRNMLFSKSLYKKVKGYQNHLHIASGDDDLFVQLAANQENTRTNTDKKSYVYSEPKTNLKSYFLQKTRHISTSPHYKLHHQMLLGLFAGSQILFHITGFILILLFPAPLYVLGIFLIKWILQMMLSHRIFKQLDGSNLLRIFPLLDIFYTIYLITMSILSIKGQKDW
- the hppD gene encoding 4-hydroxyphenylpyruvate dioxygenase, whose protein sequence is MDTSTVKKPEQQTDTFPINGTDFIEFYVGNAKQTSLYYQHCFGFELIAYKGPETGSRDVVSYVLQQGKIRFVITSALDPNHEILQHVSKHGDGVKVLALWVDDAEDAYFKALERGAESAFEPVTLSDEFGSVKLAAIKTYGETIHTLVERSEYTGAFMPGYVPRKSEYTPKPIGLKYVDHCVGNVELGDMNRWVQFYEDVLGFKLLVTFDDKDISTEYTALMSKVVSNGNGYIKFPINEPAAGKKKSQIEEYLDFYKSAGVQHIAVATDDILHTVSTLRKNGVEFLYVPDNYYDTVLERVGHIDEDIEDLKKMNILIDRDEEGYLLQIFTKPVQDRPTVFYEIIQRHGARSFGKGNFKALFEAIEREQELRGTL
- a CDS encoding MarR family transcriptional regulator — protein: MHPEIDITVDQWVIIQLLKKHGVLSQQHLADLSFKDAPTVTRIIDLLENKKYLSRNPDKNDRRKFIIALTEDGTEIYHMILPILQEFRMESYAGLSNKELSTLEYILDKIFTNLSKPN
- a CDS encoding ATP-binding protein is translated as MKIEILDKLLEISNRRIDNADTVFIREMYAEIEWRSRLILLKGCRGVGKTYLMLQHLKLSKDTSVYLSLDNLFFLTNTLTETIDTIYKSGVRLFGLDEVHKYPNCSIELKNIYDNYADIRLIITSSSALDIMAGKGDLSRRLDEYRLRGLTFVEFVRFEYGDILPGFTFDELLSNHLDIHDEYYEKLDLSRKFSMYLRKGYYPFYKEAGNKYHDRLLSVILQVIDSDMTAIFNIDYESARQIKKLLSLISRIGPFSPNISKLSRDLSMSRVSVLLYLDYLSEADVIYALKSEARSDSSLTKPDKVLLENTNLLYAFDVALVNSGALRETFVMNALNIAGSVSTPLKGDFMLDNKYVIEVGGSSKTFHQLSGMPNGILVKEGISRGSKDILPMWSLGLLRSKK